In Amaranthus tricolor cultivar Red isolate AtriRed21 chromosome 5, ASM2621246v1, whole genome shotgun sequence, a genomic segment contains:
- the LOC130813169 gene encoding acetyl-coenzyme A carboxylase carboxyl transferase subunit beta, chloroplastic-like encodes MLILTRNVQIDFHRMPINLFYFHANRGQESSMKKWWFNSMLSKKGFEHKCGLSKSMDSLGPIENTSRKEDPSLNDTKKSIHSWRNGDNSSYSSNIDNFFRVRDIPNFISDNTFLLIDSRGDSYSIYFDIENQIFEIDKDHSFLSELQSSFSKYWTSSYLNSKSKSDDTYNDRSGYYTKNSWNNHINNCIDSYLHSQISIGSSILSGSDNSSDSYILNYIFNESGNRSENFSKRTSTNDSNLPRIESSNNLDVTQKYKHLWVQCENCYALNYKKFLKSKLGIYEQCGYHLKINSSDRIELLIDPGTWNPMDKDMVSMDPIEFHSEEEAYKDRIDSYQTKTGLTEAVQTGIGQINGISIAIGVMDFEFMGGSMGSVVGEKITRLIEYAANKTLPLIIVCASGGARMQEGSLSLMQMAKISFVLYDYQSNKKLFYVSILTLPTTGGVTAIFCMLGDIIIAEPNAYIAFAGKRVIEQILNKTVPEGSQAAEFLFHKGLFDPIVRRNLLKGVLSELFQLHAFFPLNQNKVAD; translated from the coding sequence ATGCTTATTCTGACAAGAAATGTTCAAATTGATTTTCATCGAATgcctattaatttattttattttcatgcgAATAGGGGGCAAGAAAGCTCTATGAAAAAATGGTGGTTCAATTCGATGTTGTCTAAGAAAGGGTTCGAACATAAGTGTGGATTAAGTAAATCAATGGACAGTCTTGGTCCTATTGAAAATACCAGTAGAAAGGAAGATCCGAGTCTAAATGATACAAAAAAAAGCATTCATAGTTGGAGAAATGGTGACAATTCTAGTTACAGCagtaatattgataatttcTTTCGTGTCAGGGACATTCCGAATTTCATCTCTGATAATACTTTTTTACTTATAGATAGTAGGGGGGACAGTTATTCCATATATTTTgatattgaaaatcaaatttttgaGATTGATAAAGATCATTCTTTTCTGAGTGAACTACAAAGTTCTTTTTCGAAGTATTGGACTTCAAGTTATCTGAACTCGAAATCTAAGAGTGACGATACTTATAACGATCGTTCCGgatattatactaaaaatagttggaataatcacattaataattGCATTGACAGTTATCTTCATTCTCAAATAAGTATTGGGAGTTCCATCCTAAGTGGTAGTGACAATTCCAGTGACAGTTACATTTTGAATTACATTTTTAATGAAAGTGGAAATAGGAGTGAAAATTTCAGTAAAAGAACGAGCACAAATGATAGTAATTTACCTAGAATTGAAAGTTCTAATAATCTTGATGTAActcaaaaatataaacatttgTGGGTTCAATGTGAAAATTGTTATGCattaaattataagaaatttCTTAAGTCAAAATTGGGTATTTATGAACAATGTGGATatcatttgaaaattaataGTTCAGATAGAATCGAACTTCTGATTGATCCGGGTACTTGGAATCCTATGGATAAAGATATGGTCTCTATGGATCCTATTGAATTTCATTCAGAGGAGGAAGCTTATAAAGATCGTATTGATTCTTATCAAACAAAGACAGGTTTAACTGAAGCTGTTCAAACAGGTATAGGTCAAATAAATGGTATTTCTATAGCAATTGGGGTTATGGATTTTGAGTTTATGGGAGGTAGTATGGGATCTGTAGTAGGGGAAAAAATCACCCGATTGATTGAATATGCTGCCAATAAAACCCTACCCCTTATTATAGTATGTGCTTCCGGGGGGGCACGCATGCAAGAAGGAAGCTTGAGCTTAATGCAAATGGCGAAAATATCGTTTGTTTTATATGATtatcaatcaaataaaaagttATTCTATGTGTCAATTCTTACATTGCCTACTACTGGTGGGGTGACAGCCATTTTTTGCATGTTGGGGGATATTATTATTGCCGAACCTAATGCCTACATTGCATTTGCGGGTAAAAGAGTAATTGAACAAATATTGAATAAAACAGTACCTGAAGGTTCACAAGCAGCCGAATTTTTATTCCATAAAGGTTTATTTGATCCAATCGTACGACGTAATCTTTTAAAAGGCGTTCTAAGTGAGTTATTTCAACTGCATGCTTTTTTTCCTTTGAATCAAAATAAAGTCGCGGATTAA